A single Loxodonta africana isolate mLoxAfr1 chromosome 24, mLoxAfr1.hap2, whole genome shotgun sequence DNA region contains:
- the ZNF334 gene encoding zinc finger protein 334 isoform X3 gives MNKSHGSVSFKDLTVDFTQEEWQQLDPAQKLLYRDVMLENYSNLVSVGYHVSKPDVIFKLEQGEEPWIEEEFSSQNYPEVDGALKKNEGIQNKHLMQIVFFSNNTLITEKANVFGKTFNLDMNIVPSRKIPYKYDSCENSLKTNSEVIIVKKSYFKRIPDEYSGCGKPLFHTKHEKTHPGMKKYTYNQIRKARTQSEERILHQNIQALKQPYDYNECGKSFLRRTVLLTQKSVCSERKPNECNECKKTFSKKSNLIVHQRIHTGEKPYVCNDCRKTFRVKTHLTRHQRVHTGERPYECNECRKTFTDKSALIVHQKIHRGEKSHECNECGKTFFRKSSLTEHFRSHTGEKPYECKECGNAFSKKSYLVVHERTHRGEKPNECNECGKTFFCQSALTAHQRIHTGERPYECNECGKTFFCQSALNVHRRTHTGEKPYECSQCGKFLCTKSALVVHQITHRREKSYECNECGKCFCRKSTLTIHQRTHTGEKHSMFNKCGRTFGVKANHKEHKRMYTKENLYECNERRHAISKSSHLIVHQRTIWEKPYECNECGRTYCRKSALTHHQRTHTGERPYECNECGKTFCQKFSFIEHQRTHTGEKPYECYECGKAFCHKSTLRVHQRIHTGEKPYECNECGKTYRQLWTFTEHQKIHTGEKPYECNKCEKTFRHKSNFLLHQKTHKE, from the exons ATGAATAAATCCCAC GGATCAGTTTCATTTAAGGACCTCACTGTGGACTTCACCCAGGAGGAGTGGCAGCAGCTGGACCCTGCTCAGAAGCTCCTTTACAGGGATGTGATGCTGGAGAACTATAGCAACCTAGTCTCAGTGG GATATCATGTTAGCAAACCAGATGTGATCTTCAAACTGGAGCAAGGAGAAGAACCATGGATAGAGGAGGAATTCTCAAGTCAGAACTACCCCG AAGTTGATGGTGCCTTAAAGAAGAATGAGGGCATTCAAAACAAACATCTGATGCAGATCGTATTCTTCAGCAACAATACACTGATTACAGAGAAAGCTAATGTATTTGGGAAAACATTTAATCTGGACATGAATATTGTTCCTTCAAGAAAAATACCCTATAAATATGATTCATGTGAAAACAGTTTAAAAACTAATTCAGAAGTAATTATTGTAAAGAAAAGCTATTTTAAAAGGATTCCTGATGAATATAGTGGATGTGGGAAACCACTATTCCATACTAAGCATGAGAAAACTCATCCCGGAATGAAAAAGTACACATATAATCAAATTAGGAAAGCCAGAACTCAAAGTGAAGAGCGTATTCTGCACCAGAACATTCAGGCTCTGAAGCAACCTTATGACTATAATGAATGTGGGAAAAGCTTCCTCAGGAGGACAGTCCTCCTTACACAAAAGAGTGTATGTAGTGAAAGGAAGCCAAATGAATGCAATGAATGTAAGAAAACTTTTTCTAAGAAGTCTAACCTCATTgtacatcagagaattcatacagGGGAGAAACCCTATGTTTGTAATGATTGTAGGAAAACATTTCGTGTGAAGACACACCTCACTCGACACCAAAGAGTTCATACTGGAGAGAGACCTTATGAATGCAATGAATGCAGGAAGACTTTCACTGACAAATCAGCCCTCATTGTACATCAGAAAATTCATAGGGGGGAGAAATCTCATGAGTGTAATGAATGTGGAAAGACCTTCTTTCGGAAGTCATCCCTCACTGAACATTTCAGGTCCCACACGGgggagaaaccttatgaatgtaaggaatgtgggaatgCCTTCAGCAAGAAATCTTACCTTGTTGTACATGAAAGAACTCACAGAGGAGAGAAACCaaatgaatgtaatgaatgtgggaaaaccttcttTTGCCAGTCAGCCCTTACTGCacatcagagaattcacacaGGGGAGAGACcctatgaatgtaatgaatgtgggaaaaccttcttTTGTCAGTCAGCCCTCAACGTGCATCGGAGAACtcatacaggagagaaaccctatgaatgcaGTCAGTGTGGAAAATTTTTGTGTACCAAATCAGCCCTCGTTGTACATCAGATAACTCATAGAAGAGAGAAATcctatgaatgtaatgaatgtgggaaatgTTTCTGCCGTAAGTCCACACTCACTATACATCAGAGAACTCACACAGGAGAGAAACACAGTATGTTTAATAAATGTGGTAGAACATTTGGCGTGAAGGCAAACCACAAGGAACATAAGAGAATGTACACAAAGGAGAATCTTTATGAGTGTAATGAACGTAGGCATGCCATCAGCAAAAGCTCACACTTAATTGTACATCAGAGAACTATATGGGAGAAACCatatgaatgtaatgaatgtgggagaACTTACTGCCGGAAGTCAGCCCTCACTCACCATCAGAGAACCCACACAGGAGAGAGACCCTATGAATGTAacgaatgtgggaaaaccttctgTCAGAAGTTCTCCTTCATTGAACATCAGCGAACTCACACTGGGGAGAAACCATATGAATGttatgaatgtgggaaagccttctgCCATAAATCAACCCTCAGGGTacatcagagaattcacacaggagagaaaccatatgaatgtaatgaatgtgggaaaacaTACCGTCAGCTGTGGACTTTCACTGAACATCAGAAGATACACACAggggagaaaccctatgaatgtaataAATGTGAGAAAACATTTCGCCACAAATCAAATTTCCTTTTACATCAGAAAACTCATAAGGAATAG
- the ZNF334 gene encoding zinc finger protein 334 isoform X4 translates to MLENYSNLVSVGYHVSKPDVIFKLEQGEEPWIEEEFSSQNYPEVDGALKKNEGIQNKHLMQIVFFSNNTLITEKANVFGKTFNLDMNIVPSRKIPYKYDSCENSLKTNSEVIIVKKSYFKRIPDEYSGCGKPLFHTKHEKTHPGMKKYTYNQIRKARTQSEERILHQNIQALKQPYDYNECGKSFLRRTVLLTQKSVCSERKPNECNECKKTFSKKSNLIVHQRIHTGEKPYVCNDCRKTFRVKTHLTRHQRVHTGERPYECNECRKTFTDKSALIVHQKIHRGEKSHECNECGKTFFRKSSLTEHFRSHTGEKPYECKECGNAFSKKSYLVVHERTHRGEKPNECNECGKTFFCQSALTAHQRIHTGERPYECNECGKTFFCQSALNVHRRTHTGEKPYECSQCGKFLCTKSALVVHQITHRREKSYECNECGKCFCRKSTLTIHQRTHTGEKHSMFNKCGRTFGVKANHKEHKRMYTKENLYECNERRHAISKSSHLIVHQRTIWEKPYECNECGRTYCRKSALTHHQRTHTGERPYECNECGKTFCQKFSFIEHQRTHTGEKPYECYECGKAFCHKSTLRVHQRIHTGEKPYECNECGKTYRQLWTFTEHQKIHTGEKPYECNKCEKTFRHKSNFLLHQKTHKE, encoded by the exons ATGCTGGAGAACTATAGCAACCTAGTCTCAGTGG GATATCATGTTAGCAAACCAGATGTGATCTTCAAACTGGAGCAAGGAGAAGAACCATGGATAGAGGAGGAATTCTCAAGTCAGAACTACCCCG AAGTTGATGGTGCCTTAAAGAAGAATGAGGGCATTCAAAACAAACATCTGATGCAGATCGTATTCTTCAGCAACAATACACTGATTACAGAGAAAGCTAATGTATTTGGGAAAACATTTAATCTGGACATGAATATTGTTCCTTCAAGAAAAATACCCTATAAATATGATTCATGTGAAAACAGTTTAAAAACTAATTCAGAAGTAATTATTGTAAAGAAAAGCTATTTTAAAAGGATTCCTGATGAATATAGTGGATGTGGGAAACCACTATTCCATACTAAGCATGAGAAAACTCATCCCGGAATGAAAAAGTACACATATAATCAAATTAGGAAAGCCAGAACTCAAAGTGAAGAGCGTATTCTGCACCAGAACATTCAGGCTCTGAAGCAACCTTATGACTATAATGAATGTGGGAAAAGCTTCCTCAGGAGGACAGTCCTCCTTACACAAAAGAGTGTATGTAGTGAAAGGAAGCCAAATGAATGCAATGAATGTAAGAAAACTTTTTCTAAGAAGTCTAACCTCATTgtacatcagagaattcatacagGGGAGAAACCCTATGTTTGTAATGATTGTAGGAAAACATTTCGTGTGAAGACACACCTCACTCGACACCAAAGAGTTCATACTGGAGAGAGACCTTATGAATGCAATGAATGCAGGAAGACTTTCACTGACAAATCAGCCCTCATTGTACATCAGAAAATTCATAGGGGGGAGAAATCTCATGAGTGTAATGAATGTGGAAAGACCTTCTTTCGGAAGTCATCCCTCACTGAACATTTCAGGTCCCACACGGgggagaaaccttatgaatgtaaggaatgtgggaatgCCTTCAGCAAGAAATCTTACCTTGTTGTACATGAAAGAACTCACAGAGGAGAGAAACCaaatgaatgtaatgaatgtgggaaaaccttcttTTGCCAGTCAGCCCTTACTGCacatcagagaattcacacaGGGGAGAGACcctatgaatgtaatgaatgtgggaaaaccttcttTTGTCAGTCAGCCCTCAACGTGCATCGGAGAACtcatacaggagagaaaccctatgaatgcaGTCAGTGTGGAAAATTTTTGTGTACCAAATCAGCCCTCGTTGTACATCAGATAACTCATAGAAGAGAGAAATcctatgaatgtaatgaatgtgggaaatgTTTCTGCCGTAAGTCCACACTCACTATACATCAGAGAACTCACACAGGAGAGAAACACAGTATGTTTAATAAATGTGGTAGAACATTTGGCGTGAAGGCAAACCACAAGGAACATAAGAGAATGTACACAAAGGAGAATCTTTATGAGTGTAATGAACGTAGGCATGCCATCAGCAAAAGCTCACACTTAATTGTACATCAGAGAACTATATGGGAGAAACCatatgaatgtaatgaatgtgggagaACTTACTGCCGGAAGTCAGCCCTCACTCACCATCAGAGAACCCACACAGGAGAGAGACCCTATGAATGTAacgaatgtgggaaaaccttctgTCAGAAGTTCTCCTTCATTGAACATCAGCGAACTCACACTGGGGAGAAACCATATGAATGttatgaatgtgggaaagccttctgCCATAAATCAACCCTCAGGGTacatcagagaattcacacaggagagaaaccatatgaatgtaatgaatgtgggaaaacaTACCGTCAGCTGTGGACTTTCACTGAACATCAGAAGATACACACAggggagaaaccctatgaatgtaataAATGTGAGAAAACATTTCGCCACAAATCAAATTTCCTTTTACATCAGAAAACTCATAAGGAATAG
- the ZNF334 gene encoding zinc finger protein 334 isoform X2 produces the protein MSLNYDHFRLSIFSQGSVSFKDLTVDFTQEEWQQLDPAQKLLYRDVMLENYSNLVSVGYHVSKPDVIFKLEQGEEPWIEEEFSSQNYPEVDGALKKNEGIQNKHLMQIVFFSNNTLITEKANVFGKTFNLDMNIVPSRKIPYKYDSCENSLKTNSEVIIVKKSYFKRIPDEYSGCGKPLFHTKHEKTHPGMKKYTYNQIRKARTQSEERILHQNIQALKQPYDYNECGKSFLRRTVLLTQKSVCSERKPNECNECKKTFSKKSNLIVHQRIHTGEKPYVCNDCRKTFRVKTHLTRHQRVHTGERPYECNECRKTFTDKSALIVHQKIHRGEKSHECNECGKTFFRKSSLTEHFRSHTGEKPYECKECGNAFSKKSYLVVHERTHRGEKPNECNECGKTFFCQSALTAHQRIHTGERPYECNECGKTFFCQSALNVHRRTHTGEKPYECSQCGKFLCTKSALVVHQITHRREKSYECNECGKCFCRKSTLTIHQRTHTGEKHSMFNKCGRTFGVKANHKEHKRMYTKENLYECNERRHAISKSSHLIVHQRTIWEKPYECNECGRTYCRKSALTHHQRTHTGERPYECNECGKTFCQKFSFIEHQRTHTGEKPYECYECGKAFCHKSTLRVHQRIHTGEKPYECNECGKTYRQLWTFTEHQKIHTGEKPYECNKCEKTFRHKSNFLLHQKTHKE, from the exons ATGTCACTCAATTATGATCACTTCAGACTAAGCATCTTTTCTCAGGGATCAGTTTCATTTAAGGACCTCACTGTGGACTTCACCCAGGAGGAGTGGCAGCAGCTGGACCCTGCTCAGAAGCTCCTTTACAGGGATGTGATGCTGGAGAACTATAGCAACCTAGTCTCAGTGG GATATCATGTTAGCAAACCAGATGTGATCTTCAAACTGGAGCAAGGAGAAGAACCATGGATAGAGGAGGAATTCTCAAGTCAGAACTACCCCG AAGTTGATGGTGCCTTAAAGAAGAATGAGGGCATTCAAAACAAACATCTGATGCAGATCGTATTCTTCAGCAACAATACACTGATTACAGAGAAAGCTAATGTATTTGGGAAAACATTTAATCTGGACATGAATATTGTTCCTTCAAGAAAAATACCCTATAAATATGATTCATGTGAAAACAGTTTAAAAACTAATTCAGAAGTAATTATTGTAAAGAAAAGCTATTTTAAAAGGATTCCTGATGAATATAGTGGATGTGGGAAACCACTATTCCATACTAAGCATGAGAAAACTCATCCCGGAATGAAAAAGTACACATATAATCAAATTAGGAAAGCCAGAACTCAAAGTGAAGAGCGTATTCTGCACCAGAACATTCAGGCTCTGAAGCAACCTTATGACTATAATGAATGTGGGAAAAGCTTCCTCAGGAGGACAGTCCTCCTTACACAAAAGAGTGTATGTAGTGAAAGGAAGCCAAATGAATGCAATGAATGTAAGAAAACTTTTTCTAAGAAGTCTAACCTCATTgtacatcagagaattcatacagGGGAGAAACCCTATGTTTGTAATGATTGTAGGAAAACATTTCGTGTGAAGACACACCTCACTCGACACCAAAGAGTTCATACTGGAGAGAGACCTTATGAATGCAATGAATGCAGGAAGACTTTCACTGACAAATCAGCCCTCATTGTACATCAGAAAATTCATAGGGGGGAGAAATCTCATGAGTGTAATGAATGTGGAAAGACCTTCTTTCGGAAGTCATCCCTCACTGAACATTTCAGGTCCCACACGGgggagaaaccttatgaatgtaaggaatgtgggaatgCCTTCAGCAAGAAATCTTACCTTGTTGTACATGAAAGAACTCACAGAGGAGAGAAACCaaatgaatgtaatgaatgtgggaaaaccttcttTTGCCAGTCAGCCCTTACTGCacatcagagaattcacacaGGGGAGAGACcctatgaatgtaatgaatgtgggaaaaccttcttTTGTCAGTCAGCCCTCAACGTGCATCGGAGAACtcatacaggagagaaaccctatgaatgcaGTCAGTGTGGAAAATTTTTGTGTACCAAATCAGCCCTCGTTGTACATCAGATAACTCATAGAAGAGAGAAATcctatgaatgtaatgaatgtgggaaatgTTTCTGCCGTAAGTCCACACTCACTATACATCAGAGAACTCACACAGGAGAGAAACACAGTATGTTTAATAAATGTGGTAGAACATTTGGCGTGAAGGCAAACCACAAGGAACATAAGAGAATGTACACAAAGGAGAATCTTTATGAGTGTAATGAACGTAGGCATGCCATCAGCAAAAGCTCACACTTAATTGTACATCAGAGAACTATATGGGAGAAACCatatgaatgtaatgaatgtgggagaACTTACTGCCGGAAGTCAGCCCTCACTCACCATCAGAGAACCCACACAGGAGAGAGACCCTATGAATGTAacgaatgtgggaaaaccttctgTCAGAAGTTCTCCTTCATTGAACATCAGCGAACTCACACTGGGGAGAAACCATATGAATGttatgaatgtgggaaagccttctgCCATAAATCAACCCTCAGGGTacatcagagaattcacacaggagagaaaccatatgaatgtaatgaatgtgggaaaacaTACCGTCAGCTGTGGACTTTCACTGAACATCAGAAGATACACACAggggagaaaccctatgaatgtaataAATGTGAGAAAACATTTCGCCACAAATCAAATTTCCTTTTACATCAGAAAACTCATAAGGAATAG
- the ZNF334 gene encoding zinc finger protein 334 isoform X1, with protein sequence MLLPVTSDGLRAIFLNGFADILVSNCKNYCIRLLMFPFPLLPYPALASPFLALSQEYLKMNKSHGSVSFKDLTVDFTQEEWQQLDPAQKLLYRDVMLENYSNLVSVGYHVSKPDVIFKLEQGEEPWIEEEFSSQNYPEVDGALKKNEGIQNKHLMQIVFFSNNTLITEKANVFGKTFNLDMNIVPSRKIPYKYDSCENSLKTNSEVIIVKKSYFKRIPDEYSGCGKPLFHTKHEKTHPGMKKYTYNQIRKARTQSEERILHQNIQALKQPYDYNECGKSFLRRTVLLTQKSVCSERKPNECNECKKTFSKKSNLIVHQRIHTGEKPYVCNDCRKTFRVKTHLTRHQRVHTGERPYECNECRKTFTDKSALIVHQKIHRGEKSHECNECGKTFFRKSSLTEHFRSHTGEKPYECKECGNAFSKKSYLVVHERTHRGEKPNECNECGKTFFCQSALTAHQRIHTGERPYECNECGKTFFCQSALNVHRRTHTGEKPYECSQCGKFLCTKSALVVHQITHRREKSYECNECGKCFCRKSTLTIHQRTHTGEKHSMFNKCGRTFGVKANHKEHKRMYTKENLYECNERRHAISKSSHLIVHQRTIWEKPYECNECGRTYCRKSALTHHQRTHTGERPYECNECGKTFCQKFSFIEHQRTHTGEKPYECYECGKAFCHKSTLRVHQRIHTGEKPYECNECGKTYRQLWTFTEHQKIHTGEKPYECNKCEKTFRHKSNFLLHQKTHKE encoded by the exons ATGTTGCTTCCCGTAACTTCAGATGGGTTAAGGGCCATTTTCTTAAATGGGTTTGCAGATATCTTGGTAAGTAATTGTAAGAACTACTGTATTAGACTTCTCATGTTTCCATTCCCTCTTCTTCCTTACCCAGCTCTGGCTTCGCCATTCTTGGCCCTTTCCCAAGAGTATCTGAAAATGAATAAATCCCAC GGATCAGTTTCATTTAAGGACCTCACTGTGGACTTCACCCAGGAGGAGTGGCAGCAGCTGGACCCTGCTCAGAAGCTCCTTTACAGGGATGTGATGCTGGAGAACTATAGCAACCTAGTCTCAGTGG GATATCATGTTAGCAAACCAGATGTGATCTTCAAACTGGAGCAAGGAGAAGAACCATGGATAGAGGAGGAATTCTCAAGTCAGAACTACCCCG AAGTTGATGGTGCCTTAAAGAAGAATGAGGGCATTCAAAACAAACATCTGATGCAGATCGTATTCTTCAGCAACAATACACTGATTACAGAGAAAGCTAATGTATTTGGGAAAACATTTAATCTGGACATGAATATTGTTCCTTCAAGAAAAATACCCTATAAATATGATTCATGTGAAAACAGTTTAAAAACTAATTCAGAAGTAATTATTGTAAAGAAAAGCTATTTTAAAAGGATTCCTGATGAATATAGTGGATGTGGGAAACCACTATTCCATACTAAGCATGAGAAAACTCATCCCGGAATGAAAAAGTACACATATAATCAAATTAGGAAAGCCAGAACTCAAAGTGAAGAGCGTATTCTGCACCAGAACATTCAGGCTCTGAAGCAACCTTATGACTATAATGAATGTGGGAAAAGCTTCCTCAGGAGGACAGTCCTCCTTACACAAAAGAGTGTATGTAGTGAAAGGAAGCCAAATGAATGCAATGAATGTAAGAAAACTTTTTCTAAGAAGTCTAACCTCATTgtacatcagagaattcatacagGGGAGAAACCCTATGTTTGTAATGATTGTAGGAAAACATTTCGTGTGAAGACACACCTCACTCGACACCAAAGAGTTCATACTGGAGAGAGACCTTATGAATGCAATGAATGCAGGAAGACTTTCACTGACAAATCAGCCCTCATTGTACATCAGAAAATTCATAGGGGGGAGAAATCTCATGAGTGTAATGAATGTGGAAAGACCTTCTTTCGGAAGTCATCCCTCACTGAACATTTCAGGTCCCACACGGgggagaaaccttatgaatgtaaggaatgtgggaatgCCTTCAGCAAGAAATCTTACCTTGTTGTACATGAAAGAACTCACAGAGGAGAGAAACCaaatgaatgtaatgaatgtgggaaaaccttcttTTGCCAGTCAGCCCTTACTGCacatcagagaattcacacaGGGGAGAGACcctatgaatgtaatgaatgtgggaaaaccttcttTTGTCAGTCAGCCCTCAACGTGCATCGGAGAACtcatacaggagagaaaccctatgaatgcaGTCAGTGTGGAAAATTTTTGTGTACCAAATCAGCCCTCGTTGTACATCAGATAACTCATAGAAGAGAGAAATcctatgaatgtaatgaatgtgggaaatgTTTCTGCCGTAAGTCCACACTCACTATACATCAGAGAACTCACACAGGAGAGAAACACAGTATGTTTAATAAATGTGGTAGAACATTTGGCGTGAAGGCAAACCACAAGGAACATAAGAGAATGTACACAAAGGAGAATCTTTATGAGTGTAATGAACGTAGGCATGCCATCAGCAAAAGCTCACACTTAATTGTACATCAGAGAACTATATGGGAGAAACCatatgaatgtaatgaatgtgggagaACTTACTGCCGGAAGTCAGCCCTCACTCACCATCAGAGAACCCACACAGGAGAGAGACCCTATGAATGTAacgaatgtgggaaaaccttctgTCAGAAGTTCTCCTTCATTGAACATCAGCGAACTCACACTGGGGAGAAACCATATGAATGttatgaatgtgggaaagccttctgCCATAAATCAACCCTCAGGGTacatcagagaattcacacaggagagaaaccatatgaatgtaatgaatgtgggaaaacaTACCGTCAGCTGTGGACTTTCACTGAACATCAGAAGATACACACAggggagaaaccctatgaatgtaataAATGTGAGAAAACATTTCGCCACAAATCAAATTTCCTTTTACATCAGAAAACTCATAAGGAATAG